In Candidatus Desulfofervidus auxilii, one genomic interval encodes:
- a CDS encoding cytochrome c3 family protein → MRKYYFILLISAIVLIVVQVYAQQKPPVELLEIRDSKFEQFGPYRHPPVWFSHELHAEEYQVTCNSCHHLYKNGQNIWTPKREVQECSDCHGKTKQELTIAYHMKCWGCHKRIKEIYLPADVPTIECDRCHIEKTKVSKEEKRIQKKLRHKQKKVEEIIKHLKIKGFYR, encoded by the coding sequence ATGAGAAAATATTATTTTATATTGCTAATATCTGCAATTGTCCTGATTGTGGTACAAGTATATGCCCAACAAAAACCCCCAGTTGAGTTATTAGAGATAAGAGATTCCAAATTTGAACAATTTGGTCCATACAGACATCCTCCTGTTTGGTTTTCTCATGAACTCCATGCTGAAGAATACCAGGTAACATGTAATTCTTGTCACCACTTATATAAAAATGGCCAAAATATCTGGACCCCTAAAAGAGAAGTACAGGAATGTTCAGATTGTCATGGCAAGACCAAACAAGAACTTACTATTGCCTATCATATGAAATGTTGGGGTTGCCACAAAAGGATAAAGGAAATATATCTCCCAGCCGATGTACCTACTATAGAATGTGATAGATGTCATATTGAAAAAACAAAGGTATCAAAAGAAGAAAAAAGGATTCAAAAAAAACTCAGACATAAGCAAAAAAAGGTAGAGGAGATTATTAAACACCTTAAGATAAAGGGGTTTTATAGATAA
- a CDS encoding HAMP domain-containing protein: protein MSLRTKFILVFLAISIIPLLLATGAGYYHITKINQFASIQAEQSLRSSAEVLVEQKAEDIMKMIQLYFQTQITRKTRGKVNWDEWQYDPVLLQNGVQTVGKTGYSFLLMKEAGKITYFLHPNPKLVGTELTSMAKKNPDFWRIVQGPKSGERFSRGYYFWKEPDGRIERKFMVVMPIPNTPLMVATAIYTKEIEAPLKELKSILVSTQKRFLWEFFLGGIVTIVIVISLAIVFAMRMTKPVLHLTDVANRISLGELNVPIEITSTDEIGDLADALRRMQVSLRKAIQRLQRRTTL, encoded by the coding sequence ATGAGTCTTAGAACAAAGTTCATTTTAGTATTTTTAGCCATTTCTATTATTCCTTTATTATTAGCTACTGGTGCAGGTTATTATCACATCACTAAAATAAATCAATTTGCATCCATCCAAGCAGAACAAAGTTTAAGAAGTTCGGCTGAAGTCTTGGTAGAGCAAAAGGCTGAAGACATCATGAAAATGATTCAACTATATTTCCAAACACAAATAACAAGAAAAACCAGAGGGAAAGTTAATTGGGATGAGTGGCAATACGACCCTGTGCTTCTTCAAAATGGCGTTCAAACAGTAGGAAAGACTGGTTATTCATTTTTGCTTATGAAAGAAGCAGGGAAAATAACCTATTTTTTACATCCCAATCCCAAGTTGGTTGGGACAGAATTGACATCCATGGCCAAGAAAAACCCTGATTTTTGGCGTATCGTTCAAGGGCCAAAATCAGGAGAACGTTTTAGTAGAGGTTACTATTTTTGGAAAGAACCAGATGGGCGGATAGAAAGAAAATTCATGGTAGTTATGCCTATTCCCAATACACCCTTAATGGTAGCAACTGCCATTTATACTAAAGAAATAGAAGCTCCCTTAAAAGAATTAAAATCTATCCTTGTTTCAACTCAAAAAAGGTTTTTATGGGAATTCTTTTTGGGTGGAATTGTTACTATAGTAATAGTAATCTCTTTAGCCATTGTCTTTGCTATGCGAATGACCAAGCCTGTTTTGCACTTAACTGATGTAGCAAACAGAATTAGTTTAGGCGAACTAAATGTTCCTATTGAAATCACTTCTACTGATGAAATTGGGGATTTGGCTGATGCCTTAAGGAGAATGCAGGTAAGCTTGAGAAAGGCCATTCAAAGATTACAAAGGAGGACAACTTTATAA
- a CDS encoding ATPase, T2SS/T4P/T4SS family, whose product MSVERENILDQTEFASLLKEAEVCYEQGLYTDAKKIYINLLKNLEEMPVTPEVEAQKKLLEEKIENIENNIKDQDNVVPFPILESENPSEIYQKALVLKDIKLFKEAVEEFKKALNADYKIEDCISNIVYCYEKQGLKLSAIKFLEEILTSKDTLSFEKKEEIKYKLANLYERINIYGKALSYLKQIKNKEQFPDLKQKIQSLSTKVKSGTKFDYLLQKGVIKKEDLEKAQAEAEKEKKSVEFILMQKYKVRKKDILEALSLFFGCPFVSFDPNIPIPLDLIKELKYQYLKYNHWVPLKRENNKVIVAIDNPHDLSRVDIIKNLLQTPNIELVVSTKEDIESFVDYFWGQQRGSSIQDLVADVEEEGITEEELVSETEEIDETDSRVVQFVNQMILDAWRKKASDIHIEPSPSNKITQVRFRIDGVCQPYIQIPNSFTKAVISRIKIMSKLDIAEKRLPQDGKIKFRQKGKTLLELRVATIPTVGGNEDAVLRLLHTGIPLKLNEIGMSEENLKKFKEIVSQPYGLVLVVGPTGSGKTTTLHSALYYINTPDRKIWTAEDPVEITQPGLRQVEVHPKIGLTFARLMRSFLRADPDVIMIGEMRDEETALTGIEASLTGHLVFSTLHTNSAPETITRLLEMKLDPHNFSDSLLGILAQRLVRTLCRCKEAYHPSKEEFEEIVEEYGKAYFDRTGIKYNKNLTLYRAKGCDICGGTGYKGRMGIHELLINNDEIKTLIKKKAPTEEIRKAAILAGMTTLKQDGIQKVFKGYTDIKEVRRVCIK is encoded by the coding sequence ATGTCTGTGGAAAGAGAAAATATTTTAGACCAAACTGAATTTGCCTCTCTTTTGAAAGAAGCTGAAGTTTGTTATGAGCAGGGTCTATATACTGATGCAAAGAAGATTTATATAAACTTGCTAAAAAATCTGGAAGAAATGCCTGTTACTCCTGAAGTTGAGGCTCAAAAGAAGTTATTAGAAGAAAAAATTGAAAATATTGAAAATAATATCAAAGACCAAGATAATGTAGTTCCCTTCCCTATTTTAGAATCAGAAAATCCTTCAGAAATATACCAAAAGGCTTTGGTGTTAAAAGATATAAAGCTGTTTAAAGAAGCAGTAGAGGAATTTAAAAAGGCACTTAATGCAGATTATAAAATAGAAGATTGCATTTCAAATATTGTTTATTGTTATGAAAAACAAGGCTTAAAATTAAGTGCTATTAAATTTTTAGAAGAAATTTTAACCAGTAAAGACACTCTTTCTTTTGAAAAAAAAGAGGAAATTAAATATAAATTAGCCAATTTATATGAAAGAATAAATATCTATGGCAAAGCCTTATCTTATTTGAAACAAATTAAAAATAAGGAGCAATTTCCAGACCTGAAACAAAAAATACAATCTTTATCTACCAAAGTAAAAAGTGGCACTAAATTTGATTATCTCCTTCAAAAAGGTGTTATTAAAAAAGAAGATTTAGAAAAGGCCCAAGCGGAGGCTGAAAAGGAAAAGAAAAGTGTTGAATTTATCCTTATGCAGAAATATAAGGTTCGTAAAAAAGACATCTTAGAGGCCCTTTCTTTGTTTTTTGGCTGTCCTTTTGTTTCCTTTGACCCTAATATCCCTATCCCCTTGGATTTGATAAAGGAATTAAAGTATCAATATTTAAAATATAATCACTGGGTTCCTCTAAAAAGGGAAAATAATAAGGTAATAGTAGCTATTGATAACCCGCATGACTTATCCCGTGTAGATATAATTAAAAATTTATTGCAGACACCAAATATTGAATTGGTAGTAAGTACCAAAGAAGATATAGAAAGTTTCGTGGACTATTTTTGGGGACAACAAAGAGGAAGTTCTATTCAAGACTTAGTAGCAGATGTAGAAGAAGAGGGAATAACAGAAGAAGAGTTAGTTTCAGAAACAGAGGAGATTGACGAAACAGATAGTCGGGTAGTTCAATTTGTAAATCAAATGATTTTAGATGCCTGGCGGAAAAAGGCATCAGATATCCATATAGAGCCATCGCCTTCAAATAAGATTACCCAGGTCAGGTTCAGGATTGATGGAGTCTGTCAGCCATATATTCAAATACCAAACAGTTTTACCAAAGCTGTGATTTCTAGAATCAAAATTATGTCCAAATTAGATATTGCTGAAAAAAGGCTTCCTCAGGATGGAAAGATAAAATTTAGGCAGAAAGGAAAAACCCTTTTGGAATTGCGTGTAGCCACTATACCTACGGTAGGTGGCAATGAAGATGCTGTATTAAGATTGCTTCACACTGGAATTCCGCTAAAATTAAATGAAATAGGTATGTCTGAAGAAAATCTTAAGAAGTTTAAAGAGATTGTCTCTCAACCTTATGGTCTAGTATTGGTAGTAGGACCCACGGGTTCTGGTAAAACCACTACTTTGCACTCTGCCTTATATTACATAAATACACCTGATAGAAAAATCTGGACAGCTGAAGACCCAGTAGAGATTACCCAGCCTGGTCTCAGACAGGTAGAAGTCCATCCCAAAATAGGCCTTACCTTTGCCCGTCTCATGAGGTCATTTTTAAGAGCCGACCCAGATGTAATCATGATTGGGGAAATGAGGGACGAAGAAACAGCCCTCACTGGCATAGAGGCCTCTCTTACTGGACACTTAGTATTTTCTACCCTTCATACTAACAGTGCCCCTGAAACCATAACTAGATTACTGGAAATGAAATTAGACCCCCACAATTTCTCAGACTCTCTTTTGGGCATTCTAGCTCAAAGACTGGTGCGAACCCTGTGTAGATGTAAAGAAGCTTATCATCCCAGTAAAGAAGAATTTGAGGAAATAGTTGAGGAATATGGTAAAGCATATTTTGACCGCACAGGCATAAAATACAATAAAAATTTAACCCTTTATCGGGCTAAAGGTTGTGATATTTGTGGAGGCACGGGTTACAAAGGACGGATGGGGATTCATGAGTTGCTTATAAATAATGATGAGATTAAAACCCTCATTAAGAAAAAAGCCCCTACTGAAGAAATAAGAAAAGCTGCCATTCTAGCCGGCATGACTACCTTAAAGCAAGATGGTATTCAAAAGGTCTTTAAAGGCTATACTGACATAAAGGAAGTTAGAAGGGTTTGTATAAAATAA
- a CDS encoding DUF4388 domain-containing protein yields the protein MVEVLKGNLSQINVIDLLSLLTKAKHSGRLSLKTDKEQGFVFLKRGEIYAANFEEKKGYEALLKLTALTQGDFSFQDELTTSQRHFDEDTKSILEKLNTELQASVSTRALQNKVLSLIPKGKEVSLQPQEWMVIALSQKQLSLSKIAKEIGMDINQVFKIANKLEKQGLAKLQDKEEIMPQEKEQKYIPPLFWKTLKTELATLIGPIAEAVIDDEIENLEEIKERFPYDKISIILERISKEIDDPNKKIIFQKKMLEILKRI from the coding sequence ATGGTAGAGGTATTAAAAGGAAACCTTAGTCAAATAAATGTAATAGACCTATTGTCTTTATTAACTAAAGCTAAGCATTCTGGGAGATTATCGCTTAAAACAGACAAAGAACAGGGTTTTGTCTTTTTAAAGCGAGGAGAAATATATGCAGCCAACTTTGAAGAAAAAAAGGGGTATGAAGCCCTTTTGAAATTAACAGCCTTAACTCAAGGCGATTTTAGCTTTCAAGATGAACTGACCACATCTCAACGTCACTTTGATGAAGACACAAAAAGTATTTTAGAAAAACTTAATACAGAATTACAAGCTAGTGTTTCAACAAGAGCATTGCAAAACAAAGTCCTTTCTTTGATTCCTAAAGGAAAGGAAGTAAGTTTACAACCCCAAGAGTGGATGGTTATTGCCTTAAGTCAAAAACAACTAAGTCTGTCTAAAATTGCTAAGGAAATTGGGATGGATATCAACCAGGTATTTAAAATAGCTAATAAATTAGAAAAGCAGGGATTGGCTAAACTTCAAGATAAAGAAGAAATAATGCCACAAGAAAAAGAACAAAAATATATCCCCCCCCTCTTCTGGAAAACCTTAAAGACCGAACTAGCTACCCTTATTGGACCTATTGCTGAGGCTGTGATTGATGATGAAATAGAAAACTTAGAAGAGATAAAAGAAAGATTTCCTTATGATAAGATTTCTATTATTCTTGAACGCATTTCAAAAGAAATTGATGACCCAAATAAAAAAATAATTTTTCAAAAAAAGATGCTAGAAATATTAAAACGCATATAG